The Terriglobus roseus sequence TTGCTGTCAATGTGCGTTCAACCAATCTACTGAACCACACCAATGCCACGGCCGTTGGAGGCGTTCTTGGGTCTCCGCTCTTCGGCCGCGCCTATGCTGCGGATCCCGGGCGCCGTGTGGAAGTGGGCCTTCGGTACAGCTTCTAGTTTCCTTTCTCATTCACCCCAAACTGCAGGAGGTCCTGCCATGAAATTAATCGCACGCACGATTCGCTTGATCCTGATCGTCGCATCGGTAACCGTGTCACTCACAGCGCAGAGCATCGCGCCGCCCAGTACTGGTCTGCTGGTGCACTATCAGTACTGGCCCGTTCAGTTCGTGCAGTGGGTGGGCACGGAATTGCCGTACAGCATGATCGAACTGGATGTCGATGCAACTGCGAAGCAGCCGCTTTACAACGTGATACTGACGGAACGGGCAAGCAGCAAGCGGATCAGCTATGCAAACTCCGACTTCCTGGTTGCTGCCGCGAAGGCGCAGGGGCAGGAGGCGTACAGGACGCAGATCGTCTTCGATACAGCAGAGGCCACTAATGTGGGCGCGACATCCACGCTTCGACTGTCGCTGGCCGATGGCAAGCCGCTACAGTGGCGCTTCGTGCAGGGCTCTGACATCTCAGAGCAAGGGGCGGGCCTCACCCCGCTGCCGCAGATCCCGATCCCCGTTTTTGCCTATCGGGAAAAGTCTGCCGTGGCGGGTGAGGGAACCGCACTGCAGATCGGCAACACGGTAAGCGCAGCCGAAGTTTGGACAGAGATTTCAAAGCCGCCTTACTTTGTCGCATACCGCGGTGCCATGTCGCTTGGTGCGCACATGACCGTGCTTGCGGCCGGCACGCAGGCCTGGACGCTTACGTCGCCTCCTGCAGATCTCAAGACGGGCCAGACTTGGGAACTTGAGGGCGATCATGGCGACCATCGCACGCTACGCATCTCTAAGGTGGACGGGACAAAGTTCGTGATGACCGGCAACGACCGCTTCGATCCGTCCACGGCCTTCACTCTCGACTGCATACGCACTGCCGATGGTTGGTCCATCGAGCGTATCCGCTACGCGCCTGTTGTCGACGGCGATAAGCATTACCTCGCGATGCAGTTTACGACCCCGCTTACGGCGCGCAGTACGTCGGGCACGGTGGAGATGATCATTGGGCGCAAGTCGAAGATGGCTTCTGCCAGCCTGACGGTAGTGGCGTCTCCAGAAGAGCGCGCCACGACGTTGCAAATGCTTGCGCCGGTATGGGCGAAGGGAAAAGGCTTGATCGAACAGACTTCAACCAGCGCATCGACCATCACCATCGTCTCGAGGCCTTCCCACTGATCGAGTTGCGGACAGACTTCAAGAAGTCCGCAGCGAAGGTCAACTACATGAGGTGCGAAATGCTTTCGACGTGGTCAAACATTTGTTAAAGACATAGGGCCGGTATGCGACACCCGATCGAATCGGTCATTCGCTGTCGTAGCGCACTTGCTGTCGGGCGCTATCTTAGGTAGATGTCATCTTCGTTTGAGCTGAAGCGTCTGGATACCGGGATCAATGGGCTGGACGATATCCTGTCGGGCGGACTACCCGCGGGACAGATGTACCTTCTGGAAGGCGACCCTGGTACCGGCAAGACCACACTTGCCATGCAGTTCATTCTCGAGGGCACGCGGCGCGGCGAAAAGTGCCTGTACATCACGCTTTCGGAGCCACGTTCCGAACTCGAACTGTCGATGCGTTCGCACGGTTGGGATCCTGCCGACCTGCCCATTGCAGAGTTCGTGCCCGAAGAGGCGAGCCTCTCCGCCGAACAGCAGTACACCGTCTTCCACCCGAGCGAAGTGGAACTCGCTGGCACCGTTGAGAAGCTCGTTTCGACACTCGACGATCTGCAACCGGACCGGCTGGTCGTCGATTCGTTATCTGAGTTGCGGCTGCTTGCATCCGATAGCATGCGTTATCGTCGACAGCTACTCGCGCTCAAGCAGTATTTCGCGGGTAAATCGACCACAGTGTTATTGCTGGATGATTTGACAGGTAATGGTCGGGATCTGCAGTTGCATAGCATCGCACACGGCGTCATACGGCTGGAGAAGATCAGCCGGTCCTATGGCGCGACACGCAGACAGATCGAGATCGTAAAGCTGCGCGGATCAGGCTATCGCGAGGGCTTCCATGACTATGTGATCCAGCGTGGCGGTGTGATGATTTTCCCGAGGCTGATCGCAGCAGAGCACAGCGAGAGCTTCGAGGGGGAACGCATTGCCAGCGGCCTGACAGAGCTGGATGCAATGTTCGGCGGCGGGATAGCGCGCGGCTCGTCGACGCTATTCACGGGGCCGCCGGGTAGCGGCAAATCAACTGTTGCAATGCAGTTCGCCTTTGCGGCGGCAGCGCGCGGGCAGCGCTCCATTTTTTATACCTTCGACGAGGTGCTACGAACCGCAAAGGACCGCGCCAGAGCACTTGGCATGGACATTGACAGAGAGCTGGAGCGCGGCACCCTGTCGATGTCTCAGGTCGATCCGGCAGAGCTTTCGCCGGGTGAGTTCATTCACCAGATCCGATCGGACGTCGATGAGAAGGGAACGCGCGTGGTAGTCATCGACAGCCTGAATGGCTTGATGAACTCGATGCCCGGTGAGCGCGATCTTGTCATGCATCTTCACGAACTGCTTGCGTATCTGAACCAGAAGGGCGTCGTCACATTAATGGTGTTGGCGCAGCAGGGACTCGTGGGAACGATGCACGCGCAGGTGGATGTCAGCTATCTGGCCGATACGGTTGTGCTGCTTCGCTACTTCGAATCAAAGGGTGCCATCCGGCAGGTGATTTGCGTGTTGAAGCAGCGTGTAGGGGCTCATGAACGCACGTTGCGCGAGCTGGTCTTTGGATCGAACGCGATCGAAGTCGGGGAACCACTGGTCAACTTCCAGGGCATCCTTACAGGGGTGCCGCAAATGTTGGGAGGGACGGAGGCCGGTGTTGACGAGAACGCTCCTCACCCTGAAGGCGGAGCGACATCAATGTTCGGAGCCTTTGCCAGCCACGATGCCCTCTAGGATGTTCATGGCCAGCCGCACGATCGTAGGAACAGCATGAGCATGGTGGTGCGAGTGATCGCACCCAGCGGCCGCGATGCGGAGTTGATTCTTGCTCTGCTGACGCAGCACGGGATTCATTCCGAGGCTTGCGCAGACCCTGTGCAACTGCTGAGTCGCGGGTATGACGTGGGTCCGTTGCTGTTGGCGGAGGAGTCGCTGACCCCCTCCTTGATTGCAGCCCTTGCCCATTTCGTGACAACGCAGCCTTCGTGGTCTGACCTGCCGATCTTAATCCTGACAACGGTTGGTCGAGACACCGAGCGGACGCGCCGGCTCGAACGCGAGCGTCTGCCGATCGGCGCTCCCATCCTGCTGGAGCGCCCCATTCGAACAGCAACCTTGCTCAGCAGTGTGCAGGCAGCGGTCCGCGCGCGCAGCCGACAATATCAAGTGCGCGACACCATCGCAGAGCGCGATGCAACTGCGGCCAAGTTGCGTGCCGAACAAGAGACCTTGCGCACCGTGCTCGACAGCATGCCCGTTGGCGTAGCTGTTGCGAGCGCCACGGGCGAAGTCATCCTGACGAATCCCATGCTGGCACACATCCTGCGGCACGAACAGCTACCGACACCTGATTTCTCGGCATACAGCGAGTGGAAGACATTTCATCCGGATGGTCGACGAGTTCAATCGGAGGAGTATCCCATCACGCGTGCCATCCGGACGGGCGATCGCGTTGCTGGCGAAGATTTTCTCTACCGCCGCGGTGACGGGACCAATGCGTGGATACGTCTCTCTGCTGCTCCGATTGTCGATGCCGAAGGAGTCGTGTCGGGCGGAGTGACAGCGGTCATCGACGTGGATCATGAGCGGCAGGCAGCGGAAACATTGCGCCGCAGCGAAGAACGCTTCCGCCTGCTGATTGACCAGGCCAGTGTTGGAATCGTCATCGGCGACCTCGGTGGCGGCCTTTCTTACATGAATCCTACCTTGCTTCGCGCGCTCGGTTACAGCCAGGCGGAGATGGAGGCAGGAGCCATCCGATGGGACGAACTGACACCGCCGGAGTATGCGCACCTCGACGAGCAAGCAATCCATGAACTTCAAACCGTGGGCGTTGCGCAGCCGTATCAGAAGGTCTATACCGCCCGTGATGGCCATCCCATCCCGCTGCTGGTCGGCGCTGTTCGCATCCCGTCTCAGGGAGCGACGGGACGCGAGGAAATCGCGGTCTTCCTGACGGACCTAAGTTCGCAGAAGCAAGCTGAGGCGGCGTTAATTCAAAGTGAGAAACTGGCAGCGGTCGGCCGGCTCGCTGCTTCAATCTCCCACGAGATCAACAACCCGTTGGAAGCTGTAACGAACCTGCTTTACCTGGCGCAGACTGAGCAGACAACGGATAGCGGACGTCAATACATTGAGCAGGCATCCCAGGAGCTTGCCCGTGTGTCGCAGATCGCGGGTCAGACACTGCGCTTTCATCGGCAGTCGACACGGCCCCGCTCTGTGACACCGCGCGAATTGATAGAACCTGTCCTGGCACTTTATGAGGGGCGACTGCGAAATGCGCGCGTGCTTGCGGTAACGGAGCACCGTGGGGACATAGCGTTTGTCTGTTATGAAGGGGACATCCGACAGGTCCTGAACAACCTCGTCGGGAATGCCATCGATGCGATGCGCGGCGATGGAAAACTGCGAGTTCGAAGCCGCGCCGCTACCGATCAGCGCACCGGACGACCAGGCGTGCGGATCACGATTGCCGACACGGGCGCGGGGATGTCACAGGCAACGTTGCAGCGAATTTTCGAGCCTTTTTACACCACGAAGGGAATTCACGGCACCGGGCTTGGCTTATGGATCTCACACGGCATCGTCGAGAAGCATCACGGATCCCTCCGGGCTCGTAGTCGAGAATCTGCAGGCTCATCCGGAACCGTATTCACCCTATTCCTTCCGCTTGAACCCGGAATTGAGGTTCAGCAAAATTAGGTCGCTGTTTGTAACGAAAGTGGCGCGGAATGGCACGTTGGGTGCTGGGCAATGTGCGGCATGAGCTGGGTCAGGAATATGCTTTCGCTTCGGCGAAAAGAGGAAAACTCTTTCTCCTCATGCCAATTTCCAGTAAACCTTTGTCGCGAATGCGCGAAAAGGATTCTAGGAGCCAACGCATGGTATTTCTTTTCCTTTGTGTGTTCGCGGTAACAGCACTCCCGGCCTTGATCGGTACCTACCTGACGTGGAGGCGGCGAGAAAAGTACACACGTCAGCACGCCGTTATGCAGAGCTGGGAACAGTCGTAGCTCTCATCCGCGTCTCCCTCACTGCGCTTCATCCAATTAATCTTCCGCACATAACTGTCTCAGCCTGTGTCAGCGCCGGTTGAGCCTGGCCAACATGCAATTGGCACTGCTTTCATGCCCATATCGGCGGGGCGCTTTGCTAGCTCCGAATGTCAGCAATTCTGGCGTCCGAAGTAGGTTGTGCGGAACGAAACATGGGTGAAATTCACTCCGCGCTTCTACCTAGTTTGCGATCGAACATCACGAAAACGCCCACTTTCCCGTGCTGGATGGCACGTTGCGTGCACATCAGTGTGCAAGGGTTAAAGGGAGAAACATGCAGAAAAAGGTAAGGATTACAGTCGTTGGTTCGGGTTATGTCGGTCTTGTTGCTGCAGCTTGTTTTGCGGAGATTGGGCATGACGTCATCTGTGTCGACAATGATCAGTCCAAGATCGATGCCCTGAAGGGCGGCGCATGCCTGATTCATGAAGAATTCCTGCCGGAGTTGCTTGATCGCCATCGCAACGGCCGCCTGCAATTCAGCGCCAACCTGGCAGAAGCTACGGCGGGATCAGACGCTATTTTCATCGCAGTTGGTACGCCACAGTCCGACACCGGCGATGCTGATCTTTCGTACGTTGAGGCCGTTGCGAGCGAGATCGCACGCCACTTAACTCACTACACCGTGATTGTTGAGAAGAGCACGGTTCCGGTCTATACGAACGAGTGGATTCGTCGCACGCTTGAGCGCAACGGCGTTGCTCGCGGTCTGTTCGATGTCGTGTCGAACCCAGAATTTCTTCGTGAAGGAACAGCAGTCCGTGACTTCCTCCACCCGGATCGCATTGTTGTCGGATCAGACCGGCAGGAAGCCGCAGAGGTGCTTTCGGCGATCTATGCACCGCTGACAGATGGCAGCTATTTCGATGGCGAGAGCGCGATACCTGGCCCGCTCAATACGAACACCCCGGCCCCAATCCTTCACACGTCCACGAAGAGCGCAGAGATCATTAAGCACGCCTCCAACGCGTTTCTCGCAATGAAGATTTCTTTCATCAATGCGGTGTCAAACCTCTGCGAAGCAGCGGATGCGAATGTTGAACAGGTCGCCAGCGGCATGGGACTCGATAGCCGAATCGGCGGACGATTCCTACGCCCTGGTATCGGTTATGGTGGTTCCTGCTTCCCGAAGGATGTAGCCGCGTTCCGCTCCGTGGCAGACGCTCTTGGTGTTGACTTCTCCTTGCTGCGCGAGGTGGAAAGCATCAATGTTGAGCAGCAGAAGCGCTTCCTGCGCAAAATCCGTTCCGCGCTCTGGACTCTCCGCGGTAAGAAGCTGGGTGTGCTCGGCCTTGCCTTCAAGGGAGGAACAGATGACATCCGCGACAGTCCGGCGATCGAACTGATCAAGCTCCTGATCGAAGAGGGTTGCACCATCTGCGCGTTCGATCCGGCCGGTATGGAGCGTGCTCAGGCGATGCTGCCCGTATCAGCAAAGATGCGCTACGCAGCCGACGCCTACGAGGCAGCGATGGAAGCGGATGCGCTTCTCATCCTTACGGATTGGGATGAATTCTGCGACCTTGATCTCAACCGGATTAAGCTCAATCTGCGTTATCCTACGGTGCTCGATGGTCGCAATCTATTTGACCCGGAGACTGTTGCTGCAGCAGGCCTCACCTATGTCAGTGTGGGCCGACCCACTGCACACCCTGTCCGAGAACTGTCTTCGGTAAAGCAAACGGCTTAAGTATGGGGGCCGACCGGGAACCTTCAGTAATCTGGTCGGCCCTTCACACTCTTCAGCATGAGTCACTCAGAGGGAGTCGTGAGGCTCTATCGCTCTTGTCGAGAACGACGGCGGCGATAGGGCCATTTCATATCGCGGGACGCGTGAGATGGAATGGCTATCGTAAGGGGCGTTATACCGACGACGCTGTCGTCTTTAAGCTGAGTTCCACCGCTCCTCTTTAGAAGTTGCATTCCATGACATCAAAACAAGACACGCTTTCGCAAGAACCGATCCTTAATTTTGCATCAAATCAGTTGCCACAGAAACGTTCTTTGCTTACCCGGGTCTTCAAAGGAGTCAGTGATTTGCAGTGCAGCGGGGGCGGACTGTTTCTCGAGGTTAATGGAGTTCATGAGAAAAGCAAGCGGTAGAAGTGCGATGAAAATGAGCGCGAGAAGGGTTCTTCGATATACAGGACTCGCCCTGTCCGCCGCTTGCGCGCTTGGCCTTACTGGCTGCGTCAAGAATGGCGGCGGTTCCGGCGGCAGCGGCAGCACGGGAGGCTCCGGCGGATCGGGGACCACACCGGCCGACTATATTTACCTGTCGCATAACTGGTCACTGACGGCAACGCCGACAAAGGGCGGAAGCACCACCCCGTACACCGTCTCTGGTGTCATTGACGAACAGCCAGGGTCGAACGCATCGCACTACGTGACCTCTGTGTTGCAGATCGGATCGCCTTGTTATGACGGGGCGAACATCGTGCCGGCGGATGGCAGCGTGAATGGTGCCCGAATTCAAACTTCGTCGTTCGACGTAGCAGGTCAGGTCATGTCGCTGGATGCCCAGAAAGACTCGACTGCGACCCACCTAACTGGCGTCTACACAATATCTGGCGGGTGCGCGAACGGTGAGGCCGGTACTATCTCCGGTCAGGCTTACGCAGCACTCAGCGGCACCTACGTAGGGTCTGTCGCGGGGCAGCCAGGGGAGACCATCACGCTGAATGTGAATCAGGAGTTGCTGGGTACGGGTGTCGGGACGTTCGTTGTGTCCGGCACCGCCAGATTCAGCGGAATCTCTTGCTTTACACAGGGGACTCTCGGAGTGACGAATGCCTATGTGCGGGGCGGTGCCGTCGTATTGCAGTTCGCAACGAATGAACCGCAAGGTTCGCAGGTGTCGCTGAACGGCACCATCGATGCGGCCGCGAAGACCTTTAACGTGACGTCAGGCGCGGTGACGGGTGGAGCGTGTGCAGCGTCACTGGGCAACATCGCTCTTACAAAGCAATAAGCGTCTGGTTCAGACAGGAAGAAAGTGTCTTAGGGTGTTGAACTGAGTTGAGTCCTCATGTGGCAAATATCGGCAAAATGGTGAAGCGGTGCCTGTTGGGAACTGTCTTGACTGGCGCCTGGTACCTTACGGGCTGCGGGTTTGGAGGTGTGCCGCTCAACGGCGCGCCTACGACTCCTACGACAAGCAGTGACAACTGGGAGATCATGGTCACACCGTCGAACGGCGTTTCTGCGAACAGGCTGTCGATGCTTTCGGGATCCATCCTGAGTAGTCCGAGTGGTTCATCAACACAAGCTCCCGCCGTCTTTCAGGGAGTATCAAGCTGCTTTGCTGCGGCGAACGTGATCCCGATGGACAGCACCATCGCGAGCAATGTTTTCCAAGGACGATCGTTTGGGGTGCAGGGACAGTACCTCTCCATGACGGGGAACTTGAACACCGCTCATGACAGCATGACGGGCACCTACTCGATTGCCGGCGGTTGCTCCGACGGTGAGTCGGGAGCCTTCACCGGAACGCGTTACCGCGCGCTGACGGGAACCTACACGGGAACGGTCTCACAGGGCGGCAACACTTACACCGTGTCCGTGACTACAACGCAAGGCGATGCCACCGGCGTTGGCAGCTTTTTAATCGGCGGCACGGCCACTTTCGGCGGCTTTAGCTGCTTCACTACTGGAACCATCCCCGTCGGGTCTGGATACATCAGCGGCAGCAACCTCACGCTGTCAGTGACCTCGAGCAATGGGGCAGTCATCCAGATGAATGGTGAGATTGACCCGGCGGCGACAACGGTGTCTTCCGGAAACCTCGTGATTACCGGTGGCGCTTGCAGTGGCCAATATGGTCCCATAAAGCTGACGCGGCAATAATGAAGAATGGTCGCGATGTTGGAGACTCAACGCTGATGCTGAACTGCAAATTTTCTCTTTTCAAATCGGATCATTCATCCATGTCACACGAGCGGTTGCTTGCGCACATGCATACGAAGCGAAAGGTGCGGGCATGTTTGCTTGCCACACTCGCCCTATTCGTAATGCCGAAGGGTTTCAGTCAGGCCATTCCCACCGCCGTGAAGAACGTGCCGCTATCGTTTTTTGGTGGAGTCTCCGGAGTCTATACGGGGCTGTCAGGTGGCAAAAACCTGAGCATCACAGCAGGCGCCGATCTCAGGCTGCGTGACGTCTTTGGTCTTGCTCCCTCGATCGAGTTGCGCGGAACCTATCCCATGGTTCGCGGCAATGTGGTCGGGCAGAAAAATGTTCTTGCTGGTCTAAGAGTCGATCGAACATTCGGGCGTATTACACCATACGGCAACATACTCTTCGGCCTCGGTCAGATGACGTATGATCCGTTGCGTGCCAACCCATCGGCGACTTTTGCCTACGCTTACTCGTCATCGAATGTCTATTCCCCCGGGGCAGGTGTCGAATTCGAGGTGACTCCGGCCTGGGGAATTAAAGCAGACGGACAATTCCAGCGATATTCGACACCCGTGAATGAGTCTGGCCATATCTATGCTAAATCGCTTACGCTGGGCGTGGTTTATCACCTGTTCGGAGGAAGCGGCCCCCGGTAGCCTCCGCGGGCATACTTCGATGCCGCTGCGGTAGCCCGCAGGTGGTGATCTAGACTACAAACACCCGTGGCTATGGGACGTGGAGTGCCGCTTGTCGAACGAGAATGCACCCAGGCTGGTGAGCTTCTACAGTCACACCAGCAGCATCAGCGGTGCCGAAGTTGTCCTGCTTTCCGTTCTGGATGGACTGGATCGCACGCGCTACGAACCTTTGCTGATCGCCCCCTGCGGGGAACTGGCGAATTCAGCGGTGCGCCTGAATGTCAAGCATCTGCCCTTCGATGAATTGCATGCGCGGTTCACAAAGAACCCCTTCCGCTTGGCGCGGTATGTTTTTCAAGCAGCAATACACATCTTCGAACTGAGGGCTCTCTTGAAAAGGCGTCGCCCTGCGCTGCTCCATGCGAACAGCATTCGCGCAGGCATGATCGCGAGTATGGCCGCTACGGGCCTAAACCTTAGAGTGATCTGGCATCTTCACGACATTTTGCCAGACAATGCGCCCGGACTGGCGATCCGTAAACTAGCAAACTCTCTATCGAGAACGGCATATCTTGCAGTGTCGAATGCCACTGCGGCCGGGTTCGCGTTTTGTAGAGAGCACCATGTGGTCACCAGAAAGATCGAAGTGATCTACAACAGTGTGGACTCCAAACGATTTTGCCCAGACGCCGACGCTCGACTGGCGATACGCCAGGAACTTGGGCTCACGGATGACGACGTAGCCGTCGGCGCAATTGCACAGATCACGCCTAGGAAGCGGCAGTTGGAGCTTTTGGAAGTCTTCGCGGAAGATCATGCAAAGGTTCCAAACGCCATTTTGTTCTTTGTGGGCGGAGGCCTCTTCAATCTGAAAAACCGGCAATATGAGGCTCGCCTGAAGGCGAGAATCGACGAACTTCGACTGGGCGACCGAGTACGTTTTCTGGGCAAACGCTCCGACATACCATCGATCCTTAATGGATTGGATATCGTCGTTCAGAATTCGGATCGGGAGCCATTAGGGATGGCCATCCTTGAGGCGATGGCGACTGCCAAGCCTGTTATCAGTACAAGCGTGGACGGGACGCCAGAGGTCATTGCCGACGGGGAAGATGGATTTCTTGTCGCGTTGGATGAACCCACGCAGTTGATGCAGCGAGTCAAGAGTCTTCACGACGATCCTGACATGCGTCGGACATTCGGTATGCGTGGCAGGGCAAAGGTGCTGACCAAGTTCTCACCCGGCGAACAAGCCAGTCGCTTGGACTCCTATTACCACGCGCTGCTGGCCGATTGATTAGGCCGACCAGCAAGTGTTAGGTGGTCGCAAGAGGGACTTCCGACGCTGTGTGTTCACTCAGGCACTCGGAGATCATCGCGAGCATCCTCTTATGAAATACAACGGTGTCGTACGTCTCGGCGTGAGCTCGGATCGCATGAGGATCCCACTCTGTTCCTTCGCAGCGTTCCAGGGCTCCTCGTAAAGATGCGACGGTTTGCTCTGCAAAGAAGATTCCGTTTACTCCTTCGCGAACCGTTTCCAGTGCGCCCCCGGCTGCGTATGCGATGACCGGGCGACCCGCCGCATTCACTTCCAACGGTGTGATTCCGAAATCCTCTTCACCGGGAACGAGCAAGGCCTTGCAACGACTTGCATAGCTCGCGACCTCCTGGTCAGAGAGTTGTCCTGCAAAACTGACGGACGGACCAGCCATAGAGCGAAGTCTTTCCAGTTCCGGTCCTGAACCGATGACGATAAGGCGTTCACCCTTTTGTGTGCACGCTTTCACCGCCAGATCGATGCGCTTGTAGGACACGAGACGGGACACAACGAGATAGTAGTCCTCGACTTCGCTGGAGATCGTAAAGCGCCCGGTCTCGACGGGTGGAGGAATGACCAACGCGTCCACGCCGAAAGCGCGACGGAGCCGCACTTTTACCGTTTCAGAGTTCGTAACGTAGTGGTCCGGCCGCAAAGCGGCTCGCTGCTCCCAGCGTTTCAGCATGAGGAGCGGAATCTTCAAGAGCAGACGCCCCAAGGAGCCGCGGCTAGTGTGGGTTATGTACTTGTCCGACCTCCAGACCCAACGCATCGGGTTGTGGCAGTAGCAGATGTGCACAGCTCCCTCTCGTCTTTTCACGCCTTTGGCGTATCCGAAACAGCTCGTGATCACCAGGTCGTACTCTCGCAGGTCGATCTGCTCGACGGCGAAAGGGTAGAGGAGAAAATAGGCACGAAAAAGCTTCTTTTTGAACGGTAAGTACTGCATCCAGGTGTTCTTGGGCTTCGCCTCCAACAGGTAGGACGAAAGGCGCTCTGGAATACTTAGCGTGGTCAGCAGGTCCGCTTCGGGGAAAAGTCGATGAATGCTCTCCGTGACACGCTCCGCCCCACCCATTTGCGCAAAGTTGTCATGGACGATTGCGACTCGGATCAAGGTCTCCCCCATACACGCCCATCCTGGCCGCTAGGCTGATTTGACGCCGCACGCCTGGGCCCTTCGGAGCAAGCCTCGACAAGTAGAAGAGTGTGACGTTGTGAATGCGTATGAATGTCTGGCCCTCGCGGCGAGTGGATCTTCAATAGCGCTTTTGCCTGATCGGGCACGCTTCTTTTGTAGCGTGCAATTACCTGACCGTTCGGAAATGTAACAGAAGACGTAGTTGGAAAGTGGCATAAAATGCCCACATTTGGGCAAATAAAGGGAGTTCCATGCCTATAATCACTCACAGACGCCGAATACTTTCCAACGAACTCGATGGAAGGTTGCCTGAGTTACTGAACGTTCATTTTCTGATTATCAAAATAAGATTTAAGGAGCCAAATTGCGCAATCTTTTGCGGACCTGCATTCTTGCCCTCGTTTCAACTGTTCCTCTTGTAGCGCAAACAGCTCTACCAGCCGACTCAATCGCTGATGCAGTCGGTGTGAACATTCACCTTGATTTCGGCAATACCGGTTACGGGATGTACCCGGACATGACAACGTCACTGCTCAAGAAATCGGGTATACGTTACTACCGCACCGGCATCACAGCCTGGAATCAGGCCGCGGTGAACAGCATCTTCAAGAACCTCGGAACTGCTGGAATTCGTGGCCTCTATGTCATCAAATCCTCCGACCTCACCCCCCAGCTTCCAGGGCTCCTCACGGCAACCGGGAATGTCGCGGGCATCGAGTACCAGAACGAGCCGGACAACGATAATAACCCCTCGTGGATTTCGCAGACTCGCACGTTCGGCCCCCAGCTTTTCACGAGCATGCACAACTTGATGCCGTCAGTTCCAGTGATCGGGCCGGCACTTGTGTATGACACCTCCGCGAGCGCCCTCGGTGTTGTTCCAATGGACAACAATAACCTACACAGCTACATGTATAACTACCCGCCGGATATCGACTATCCGCCAGCTTCCACGCCCAGCATGAATGCCGGTGCGGGACCATGCACGCGGAACGCTGCCAGTGAGTGGGTATGTTTCCCGGGGCTGAAGTACGCCATGGCAACAGCATCCGTCGATGCGCCGGGGAAGCCATTCTGGATCACGGAAACCGGCTACACGACCTCTGGTGATAGCTCGTCTGTGCCCGTGCAGTATCAGGCGGCATACTTCACGCGGCAGGTTCTGTGGGCGGTGCAGAACGGCGTTTCCAAAGTCTTCTTCTATGAATTGCTGGACGAAAGCGTGAGCGGAACCTACGGCATCGTGACCGCAGCAATGCAGCCAAAGCCGGGCTTCACTGCGCTTTCCAGTGTGATCAATCTCATGGCGGACAAGAACGCGAACTTCTCGCCCAGCAGCCTCAACTATCTGGTGTCAGGTGGTGATCGCTTCATTCAGCACGGCTTGTACGAGAAGAGTGACGGAACGTTCTATCTGGTTCTGTGGCAGTCCGCTGCCATGTGGGATGGCTCGAAGGACAT is a genomic window containing:
- a CDS encoding ATPase domain-containing protein, producing MSSSFELKRLDTGINGLDDILSGGLPAGQMYLLEGDPGTGKTTLAMQFILEGTRRGEKCLYITLSEPRSELELSMRSHGWDPADLPIAEFVPEEASLSAEQQYTVFHPSEVELAGTVEKLVSTLDDLQPDRLVVDSLSELRLLASDSMRYRRQLLALKQYFAGKSTTVLLLDDLTGNGRDLQLHSIAHGVIRLEKISRSYGATRRQIEIVKLRGSGYREGFHDYVIQRGGVMIFPRLIAAEHSESFEGERIASGLTELDAMFGGGIARGSSTLFTGPPGSGKSTVAMQFAFAAAARGQRSIFYTFDEVLRTAKDRARALGMDIDRELERGTLSMSQVDPAELSPGEFIHQIRSDVDEKGTRVVVIDSLNGLMNSMPGERDLVMHLHELLAYLNQKGVVTLMVLAQQGLVGTMHAQVDVSYLADTVVLLRYFESKGAIRQVICVLKQRVGAHERTLRELVFGSNAIEVGEPLVNFQGILTGVPQMLGGTEAGVDENAPHPEGGATSMFGAFASHDAL
- a CDS encoding PAS domain-containing sensor histidine kinase — translated: MSMVVRVIAPSGRDAELILALLTQHGIHSEACADPVQLLSRGYDVGPLLLAEESLTPSLIAALAHFVTTQPSWSDLPILILTTVGRDTERTRRLERERLPIGAPILLERPIRTATLLSSVQAAVRARSRQYQVRDTIAERDATAAKLRAEQETLRTVLDSMPVGVAVASATGEVILTNPMLAHILRHEQLPTPDFSAYSEWKTFHPDGRRVQSEEYPITRAIRTGDRVAGEDFLYRRGDGTNAWIRLSAAPIVDAEGVVSGGVTAVIDVDHERQAAETLRRSEERFRLLIDQASVGIVIGDLGGGLSYMNPTLLRALGYSQAEMEAGAIRWDELTPPEYAHLDEQAIHELQTVGVAQPYQKVYTARDGHPIPLLVGAVRIPSQGATGREEIAVFLTDLSSQKQAEAALIQSEKLAAVGRLAASISHEINNPLEAVTNLLYLAQTEQTTDSGRQYIEQASQELARVSQIAGQTLRFHRQSTRPRSVTPRELIEPVLALYEGRLRNARVLAVTEHRGDIAFVCYEGDIRQVLNNLVGNAIDAMRGDGKLRVRSRAATDQRTGRPGVRITIADTGAGMSQATLQRIFEPFYTTKGIHGTGLGLWISHGIVEKHHGSLRARSRESAGSSGTVFTLFLPLEPGIEVQQN
- a CDS encoding UDP-glucose dehydrogenase family protein, with translation MQKKVRITVVGSGYVGLVAAACFAEIGHDVICVDNDQSKIDALKGGACLIHEEFLPELLDRHRNGRLQFSANLAEATAGSDAIFIAVGTPQSDTGDADLSYVEAVASEIARHLTHYTVIVEKSTVPVYTNEWIRRTLERNGVARGLFDVVSNPEFLREGTAVRDFLHPDRIVVGSDRQEAAEVLSAIYAPLTDGSYFDGESAIPGPLNTNTPAPILHTSTKSAEIIKHASNAFLAMKISFINAVSNLCEAADANVEQVASGMGLDSRIGGRFLRPGIGYGGSCFPKDVAAFRSVADALGVDFSLLREVESINVEQQKRFLRKIRSALWTLRGKKLGVLGLAFKGGTDDIRDSPAIELIKLLIEEGCTICAFDPAGMERAQAMLPVSAKMRYAADAYEAAMEADALLILTDWDEFCDLDLNRIKLNLRYPTVLDGRNLFDPETVAAAGLTYVSVGRPTAHPVRELSSVKQTA
- a CDS encoding outer membrane protein, with amino-acid sequence MKNGRDVGDSTLMLNCKFSLFKSDHSSMSHERLLAHMHTKRKVRACLLATLALFVMPKGFSQAIPTAVKNVPLSFFGGVSGVYTGLSGGKNLSITAGADLRLRDVFGLAPSIELRGTYPMVRGNVVGQKNVLAGLRVDRTFGRITPYGNILFGLGQMTYDPLRANPSATFAYAYSSSNVYSPGAGVEFEVTPAWGIKADGQFQRYSTPVNESGHIYAKSLTLGVVYHLFGGSGPR